A window of the Ogataea parapolymorpha DL-1 chromosome V, whole genome shotgun sequence genome harbors these coding sequences:
- a CDS encoding Protein STB3: MLQSLVNIADQSGAVKRELTSPLNSALASATSSTSNITPDADNESGNRYTSPPKDDFRASPSQASSIFNVNAHDGSPSLPDKEEHQSVSFVTHINGKHKKKSWKKSVAEEHKSLISTSSPEGIAAASQITPNRIANILLSEGPLPIRHLTAHLVSQIPAFGHLSLSKQRRLIMAALEMGDLQTGCVFEKIGWGQWEARKASDEQINQRNTQASTGNRDRSPESPPDNHGSTRARRKEKRGSNSALSVSPKARGLGANYRRESITNSATDLHSTKVPISPNLRPLQSLRNSFKERKYSLDEAIESSSSDDDDDDELNLAHSQEDDDDGMFTFEGDNGAQKAKHILRTSSLSSTNRHPSFAGIAKPRKPRSSFTSQSIEAVFDENSNLDSASMPDGLISKRRPRVSFSNSSSVTRQSFLRTNISPSNGPVMLHDQNSSVTLNTVSSMENLHDQDRNDLENYTDEEDWEAMGPATLRKNNMSAVTVPASNVAVEHNSPRPVSVKMVKPDISSPLRPALATQSDEEIAAIALMDLKSV; the protein is encoded by the coding sequence ATGCTTCAATCATTGGTCAACATTGCCGACCAATCGGGTGCAGTGAAGAGGGAGCTCACTTCCCCGCTGAACTCGGCCCTTGCCTCAGCCACATCTTCCACTTCAAACATTACCCCGGACGCTGATAATGAGAGTGGCAATCGGTACACCTCGCCTCCAAAAGACGATTTTAGAGCGAGTCCATCCCAGGCATCTTCCATTTTCAATGTCAATGCCCATGATGGTTCTCCATCTCTTCCGGACAAAGAGGAGCACCAATCGGTATCTTTTGTGACTCATATCAATGGCAAgcacaagaagaagagctggaagaaaaGTGTGGCCGAGGAGCATAAATCTCTCATTTCTACGTCGTCACCTGAAGGGATTGCGGCTGCCTCCCAGATCACGCCGAACAGAATTGCCAATATCCTGCTCAGCGAAGGACCGTTGCCAATTAGGCATTTGACTGCACATTTGGTTTCTCAGATCCCAGCTTTTGGACATCTCTCGCTGTCCAAACAAAGACGTTTGATTATGGCTGCTTTGGAGATGGGGGACTTGCAAACTGGCTGCGTGTTCGAGAAAATCGGATGGGGCCAATGGGAGGCAAGGAAAGCTTCTGACGAACAAATTAACCAGCGAAATACACAAGCATCGACCGGCAACAGAGACAGGTCTCCTGAAAGTCCTCCTGATAATCACGGCTCTACTAGGGCCAGGCggaaagaaaaaagaggaagTAATTCCGCTTTAAGCGTCTCGCCAAAAGCAAGAGGCCTTGGAGCTAACTATAGACGAGAGTCAATCACAAACTCAGCGACAGATTTACACAGCACCAAAGTTCCTATATCGCCAAATCTCAGACCTCTACAGAGTTTGCGAAATTCATTCAAAGAACGAAAATACTCTTTGGACGAGGCTATCGagtcctcttcctctgacgatgatgacgatgacgaaCTAAATTTGGCTCACTCGCAAGAAGATGATGATGACGGTATGTTTACGTTTGAAGGAGACAACGGTGCTCAAAAAGCAAAACACATTCTCCGCACGTCTTCATTGTCGTCCACGAACAGACATCCGTCATTTGCGGGCATTGCCAAGCCGAGAAAACCGCGCTCCTCATTCACGAGTCAGTCGATCGAGGCTGTATTTGATGAGAATAGTAATCTCGATTCCGCGTCCATGCCAGATGGATTGATTTCCAAAAGACGTCCTAGAGTCTCGTTTTCGAATTCGTCCAGTGTCACACGACAATCCTTTTTACGAACAAACATATCCCCTTCAAACGGTCCAGTCATGTTGCATGATCAAAACAGCAGCGTAACGCTCAACACTGTGTCATCTATGGAGAATCTTCATGATCAAGATCGTAATGACCTGGAAAACTACACGGATGAGGAAGACTGGGAGGCGATGGGACCTGCCACACTGAGGAAAAATAACATGTCTGCTGTGACCGTGCCCGCTTCCAACGTCGCAGTGGAACACAACTCACCGAGACCAGTATCTGTGAAAATGGTCAAACCAGATATATCAAGTCCATTGAGGCCAGCGCTAGCGACGCAGAGTGATGAGGAGATAGCTGCGATAGCCCTTATGGATTTGAAATCTGTTTGA
- a CDS encoding Protein transport protein SEC7 has translation MSEAAKDDTATPAPTNQELSSAEEANDIPTQDDSANEAPVPTDNTNGTVSQPSIKVTAHDPETNGTTTSTPTSPARSRALSSASGANQSATVSFIKSSFEKLAQIKEITKKHKPLVDLLNKQIAVLNTGELPSEQDLFEVLKNACEVSSAEAKIVSLDCLSKIFTFSVFHEPLTISYKKTKPDIHTDADMETNTETEVGRVHAIPLIEAVVQVISSCFEGEGTDERVELQVIRVLTGAILNDTLPLHGRALLQAVRQVYNIFLLSLSPVNQGIAQATLTQVVNVVFEKVSSTRKKGRSDVDVSDQAEDIASTSTPTASGTPTAAQTKMTLREMEQNVQNDDVQISSDEFAGNEEELVVRDAFLILRSMCNLSVKVMENESIDMRSHAIRSKLLSLHIIHWILKNHIESFLDKDCTIINRATNEKTRLVDAIRKYLCLVLARNAASQLAPVYEVCLEIFWIMVDKMRDQFKSEIPVFLDEIYFPVSEMKTSTAHQKRYLLSIIHRICKAPKILIELYLNYDCDTSMPNLCEAIMDYLARFALMRVDATPTQKVSYRESLTRNLATYNLSDVPQLNVSKMSGHPPNPDASLNFPIEYALKMTSIDCILAFLKSLNSWSGKPLITTIAAEGDHAPYSHRDRALTSSSMQSQASVQDSTNGSVSDTITSANEETSVSQFDSIKQRKNVFLDSIRLFNYNPKKGLKSLLDNGFISSDSPRDIARFLLETDMLDKAALGEFLGDGDEKNVTIMHEFVDLMEFKDKKFLDALRYFLQHFRLPGESQKIDRFMLKFAEKYVNDNPSTFANADTVYVLSYSVIMLNTDQHSPQVKKRMTLEDFINNNRGIDDGKDLDHSVLEQIYTDIQNDEIMLKSEQHAALISSDLHPMQPSFFGGRDLAKEAYAKASKEMSSKTEEAVKSIRNTYKKNSKVVFYTANVGNNADHVRSMFDNLWMSILAGLTPPFKEYDDDETSRILLEGIKVSIHISCMFDLDYARTSFIRALVQFCNLNNPEELKNKNIDAVYALLEVAVDENSKLGSSWKSILTSISQIERLKLLSQGVDSESIPDLLNARLASRHSTESYRSHNSNQLSFFSFGKKQTIAEQTSQHHFSQKLNSEMVVRISSTDLDVAIDKVFSKSSEIEGNGIFDFIAALSEVAHEEIESSGQSQNPRIFSLQKMVDVCYYNMGRIRVQWSALWAVMNEKFNEFGCHQNTSIAFFALDSLRQLSERFFAIEELSHFKFQKEFLKPFNYIVLHSPHLQVREMVLDCVQYMVHKKADLIKSGWQTLLEILTNAAKDNNEKFVAKGLSYTSMIMKSHFDQILSLDAFSSLVVCLTEYAKNEQFQKSSLQSLNSMKKLTKTIPKTLEEHGDIYSAEDLWFPLLFGFHDVVMNGEDLEVRSKALSFTFDALVENGGQFEGKFWDKICEELLFPIFGVLGDRWELTTQDDLSVWLSTTLIQALRNMIALFGYYFDTLSGKMEGYLKLLVSCICQQNETISKIGISCLKELILDNMAKFNDNHWELLNNSFAELFDLTTAKELFKADPLRQSNGERQETLDGDESELQGSPASESDLELPVPLNQSREKSAIVIKCVLQLHVIQILSELFDIDEFYQTIPVASLLKLSDLLEHSYKFAREFNEDYNLRVRLWNAGVIDKLPNLLKQETSSAGVYISILFRLYCDSGRVNKEAREKIVGILIPMGVTILERYVSLNETDQSRNIQSWRPVVVEILQAYSELDHEDFLRCCPVAYDLVLQLFDKNLMADLRAAIKDFLTRVGDAYVLEKKE, from the coding sequence ATGAGCGAAGCTGCGAAAGACGACACTGCTACTCCTGCGCCGACCAATCAGGAATTATCTTCCGCGGAGGAAGCGAATGATATACCAACTCAAGACGATTCTGCAAATGAGGCCCCTGTTCCGACGGATAACACGAACGGCACAGTGAGCCAGCCTTCTATCAAGGTGACAGCGCATGATCCCGAAACGAATGGAACGACCACATCGACTCCCACAAGTCCGGCACGCAGCCGTGCTCTTAGCTCAGCTTCTGGTGCGAACCAATCGGCAACCGTCTCTTTCATCAAATCGTCGTTCGAAAAGTTGGCCCAGATTAAAGAAATTACCAAAAAGCACAAGCCATTGGTAGACCTTCTCAACAAGCAAATCGCAGTTCTCAATACCGGCGAATTGCCTAGTGAACAAGATCTCTTtgaggtgctgaaaaatgcatGCGAAGTCTCCAGTGCTGAAGCTAAAATAGTCTCTCTTGACTGTCTCAGCAAGATTTTCACTTTCAGCGTGTTCCACGAGCCATTGACTATAAGTTACAAGAAAACGAAACCTGACATACACACTGATGCTGATATGGAAACTAATACAGAAACTGAGGTTGGCCGTGTCCATGCAATTCCTCTCATTGAGGCGGTGGTCCAAGTGATAAGCTCGTGTTTTGAAGGAGAGGGCACGGATGAGAGGGTCGAGCTTCAGGTGATACGCGTGTTGACAGGTGCAATTCTCAATGATACGTTGCCGCTCCACGGAAGAGCCTTATTGCAGGCTGTGAGACAAGTGTACAATATTTTCCTGCTCTCATTGTCTCCTGTAAATCAAGGCATTGCCCAGGCAACTCTCACCCAGGTCGTGAATGTCGTTTTCGAGAAAGTTTCGTCCACAAGAAAGAAAGGACGCTCTGATGTCGATGTCAGCGATCAGGCGGAGGATATTGCATCCACTTCGACGCCCACCGCTTCCGGAACGCCGACCGCGGCGCAGACCAAGATGACGCTGCGCGAAATGGAACAGAACGTTCAAAACGACGACGTCCAGATAAGCTCTGACGAGTTTGCTGGCAACGAAGAAGAGCTGGTAGTCAGGGACGctttcttgattttgagatcAATGTGCAACTTATCAGTCAAGGTGATGGAAAATGAGTCTATTGATATGCGCTCCCATGCGATCAGATCAAAGCTGTTATCACTGCATATCATACACTGGATACTCAAAAATCACATCGAAAGCTTCCTGGATAAAGACTGTACGATAATCAACAGGGCCACAAATGAAAAAACACGTTTGGTTGATGCCATCAGAAAGTATCTTTGTCTAGTGCTAGCTAGAAATGCCGCTTCCCAATTAGCTCCGGTTTACGAGGTGTGCCTCGAGATATTTTGGATCATGGTGGATAAAATGAGAGATCAATTTAAGTCGGAAATTCCCGTGTTTCTTGACGAGATCTATTTCCCTGTTAGCGAAATGAAGACATCCACGGCGCACCAAAAGAGATATCTCCTTTCGATTATTCACCGCATCTGCAAAGCCCCTAAGATTCTAATCGAGCTCTACCTGAACTATGACTGTGACACTTCCATGCCGAACTTGTGCGAGGCTATTATGGATTATTTGGCAAGATTCGCGCTGATGCGAGTGGACGCGACACCAACCCAGAAAGTCAGTTACAGAGAGAGTTTGACTAGAAATCTGGCCACATACAATTTGTCTGATGTCCCGCAACTGAATGTTTCAAAAATGAGTGGACACCCACCAAATCCCGATGCCTCTCTCAACTTTCCGATCGAGTACGCTTTGAAAATGACCTCAATTGATTGCATTCTCGCGTTCTTGAAGTCACTCAATTCTTGGAGTGGAAAACCTTTGATTACCACAATCGCTGCAGAAGGAGACCATGCACCATATTCTCACCGGGACCGAGCCCTTACGAGTAGTTCTATGCAATCGCAAGCTTCAGTCCAGGACTCTACTAATGGATCAGTCAGTGATACTATCACCTCTGCCAACGAAGAGACATCTGTTTCTCAGTTTGATAGCATCAAGCAGAGAAAGAACGTGTTTCTGGACAGTATACGATTGTTCAATTACAATCCGAAGAAGGGACTGAAAAGTCTGCTAGATAACGGATTTATTTCTTCAGATTCTCCTCGGGATATTGCAAGATTTCTGCTGGAGACTGACATGCTGGATAAAGCAGCATTGGGAGAATTCCTGGGAGATGGGGATGAGAAGAATGTGACAATCATGCATGAATTTGTTGACCTGATGGAGTTTAAAGACAAAAAGTTCCTTGACGCTCTGAGATATTTCTTGCAGCATTTCAGATTGCCTGGTGAATCGCAGAAAATTGATCGCTTCATGCTGAAATTCGCTGAGAAATACGTGAATGATAATCCGTCCACATTCGCAAATGCCGACACAGTGTATGTTCTATCTTACTCTGTTATCATGCTCAACACAGATCAGCACTCGCCACAGGTGAAAAAACGAATGACTTTGGAAgatttcatcaacaacaataGAGGCATCGATGATGGCAAAGACCTTGATCATTCGGTGCTCGAGCAAATTTATACAGACATTCAAAACGATGAGATTATGCTAAAAAGCGAGCAGCATGCCGCGCTCATATCCAGTGACTTGCATCCAATGCAACCATCgttctttggtggcagagatTTGGCTAAAGAGGCGTATGCCAAAGCGTCCAAAGAGATGTCCTCGAAGACAGAGGAGGCGGTGAAAAGTATCAGAAACACCTACAAGAAAAATTCCAAAGTTGTGTTCTATACTGCTAACGTCGGCAACAATGCCGACCACGTGAGGTCTATGTTTGACAACCTTTGGATGTCCATTTTGGCTGGCCTTACGCCGCCTTTCAAGGAATATGATGACGATGAAACTTCGAGAATTCTGCTCGAAGGAATTAAGGTGTCTATTCACATTTCTTGCATGTTTGATTTGGACTATGCAAGAACCTCCTTCATTAGAGCACTGGTGCAATTCTGTAATTTGAACAATCCTGAAGAActcaagaacaagaacattGATGCCGTTTATGCCTTATTGGAGGTTGCCGTGGATGAAAACTCCAAGCTTGGTTCATCTTGGAAAAGTATTCTAACTTCAATTTCCCAGATCGAACGGTTGAAATTGTTGTCCCAAGGAGTCGATTCTGAAAGCATTCCAGATTTGCTCAATGCTAGACTAGCAAGCAGGCATTCCACTGAGAGTTACAGATCGCATAATTCCAATCAACtatccttcttctccttcgGGAAAAAACAAACCATTGCGGAACAAACTTCCCAACACCATTTCAGTCAGAAACTAAACTCAGAAATGGTTGTTCGTATCAGTTCGACAGACCTGGATGTCGCCATCGATAAGGTTTTCTCCAAGAGTTCTGAAATCGAGGGAAACGGTATTTTCGATTTCATTGCAGCACTTAGTGAAGTGGCACATGAAGAAATTGAGTCGTCAGGACAGAGCCAGAACCCACGGATTTTCTCGCTACAAAAAATGGTTGATGTCTGCTACTATAATATGGGTAGAATCAGAGTTCAGTGGTCTGCGCTTTGGGCGGTCATGAACGAGAAGTTCAATGAGTTCGGCTGTCATCAGAATACCTCGATCGCTTTCTTTGCACTGGACTCTCTCCGGCAGCTATCTGAGAGATTCTTTGCCATTGAGGAGCTGTCTCATTtcaagttccagaaagaatTCCTCAAACCTTTCAATTACATCGTGCTCCACAGTCCACATTTGCAGGTCCGTGAAATGGTTTTGGATTGTGTGCAATATATGGTCCATAAAAAAGCTGATCTCATTAAATCTGGTTGGCAAACGTTACTAGAGATTCTCACAAACGCAGCTAAAGACAATAATGAGAAGTTTGTTGCAAAGGGACTCTCATACACAAGCATGATCATGAAATCACACTTCGACCAAATATTGAGCCTTGATGCTTTCTCATCCTTGGTCGTTTGTCTTACTGAATATGCAAAGAACGAACAATTCCAAAAATCTAGCTTACAGTCTCTCAATTCAATGAAGAAATTGACCAAGACGATTCCGAAGACGTTGGAGGAACACGGGGATATATATTCTGCCGAAGATCTTTGGTTCCCTCTCTTGTTCGGCTTCCACGATGTTGTGATGAATGGAGAGGATCTTGAAGTCAGGTCCAAAGCGCTAAGTTTTACTTTTGATGCCTTGgtcgaaaatggtggcCAGTTTGAAGGAAAGTTTTGGGACAAGATTTGCGAAGAGCTACTATTCCCAATTTTCGGTGTTTTGGGAGATCGCTGGGAGCTCACTACTCAAGATGATCTTTCTGTCTGGCTTTCTACGACTTTGATTCAGGCCTTGAGAAACATGATTGCTCTTTTCGGCTATTATTTCGATACTCTAAGTGGAAAGATGGAGGGATACTTGAAGCTTCTTGTTTCGTGCATTTGTCAACAGAATGAAACTATCTCCAAAATAGGTATCTCATGTCTGAAGGAGCTTATTCTTGACAATATGGCTAAATTCAATGACAACCATTGGGAGCTGCTGAATAACTCGTTTGCTGAACTATTTGATTTGACCACGGCCAAAGAGTTATTCAAAGCCGATCCTTTGAGACAGTCGAATGGAGAGAGGCAGGAAACATTGGACGGGGATGAGTCTGAGTTGCAGGGAAGTCCAGCGAGCGAGTCAGATCTGGAACTCCCTGTTCCCCTAAACCAATCGAGAGAGAAATCAGCAATTGTAATCAAATGTGTTCTTCAACTCCATGTTATACAAATTCTTTCGGAACTGTTTGACATTGACGAATTTTATCAAACGATTCCTGTTGCTAGCCTCTTGAAGTTGTCAGACTTGTTGGAGCATAGCTACAAATTTGCAAGAGAATTTAACGAAGATTACAATTTGAGAGTCCGTCTGTGGAATGCAGGTGTCATCGACAAGCTTCCGAACCTTCTAAAGCAGGAAACTTCCTCGGCCGGTGTTTACATTAGCATACTCTTCCGTCTCTACTGTGATTCTGGTCGCGTCAATAAGGAAGCTAGAGAAAAGATTGTTGGAATCCTGATTCCGATGGGTGTCACAATCCTCGAAAGATATGTGAGCTTGAACGAGACAGATCAGTCAAGAAACATTCAAAGCTGGAGACCCGTTGTGGTGGAGATACTACAAGCATACAGTGAGCTGGATCATGAAGACTTTTTACGATGCTGCCCGGTTGCGTACGACCTCGTTTTGCAGCTTTTCGATAAGAATTTGATGGCAGACCTGAGAGCTGCTATCAAGGACTTTTTGACAAGAGTTGGTGACGCTTAcgttttggagaagaaagagtAG
- a CDS encoding putative GTP cyclohydrolase URC1, which translates to MAPASIIAKHSCLCQPSTVHTHHSSAFKDDEKPISHCLEHIYGDQIRLATVSGDADVHPIKLDWYNQDWKQRGPIVCSRRGDGVTKHNAIGAHSGPYSVYHALSIVSGQLDPKHVPDYTNAQPPVDFAPQPQWYNSEKIVSLDPLGHLAPWLYGDVAEAENVEVRPSMSITKAILSLPEIQEEVKKGNLKPDGKIVLNEKGEMAVTKIAVDPVWYLPGVAKRLGVTENELRRALFEDTNGMYPELITRPDIKTFLPPIGGTTVYIFGNPEDIPNPEKKLALRVHDECSGSDVFLSDICSCRCYLIFGLREAAKEAQKGGNGVVAYFRKEGRSLGEVTKYLVYNARKRAGDSADAYFQRTECIAGVKDARFQELMPDILHWLGITRIDRMLSMSNMKHDAIVGQGIEIVERVEIPDEMLPADSRVEIDAKIASGYFTNGHVYTQEELKNIRGRTWDDLS; encoded by the coding sequence ATGGCCCCAGCCTCTATAATTGCGAAGCACAGTTGTTTGTGCCAACCATCCACCGTGCACACACACCACTCCAGCGCtttcaaagacgacgaaaagcCAATCAGCCATTGTTTGGAGCATATCTATGGCGACCAAATAAGACTGGCTACCGTCTCTGGCGACGCCGATGTCCATCCAATCAAGCTTGACTGGTACAACCAAGATTGGAAACAAAGAGGTCCTATTGTTTGTTCCCGCCGTGGTGATGGTGTTACCAAGCACAACGCCATTGGCGCCCACTCTGGTCCTTACTCCGTGTACCATGCCCTGAGCATTGTTTCTGGACAGCTGGACCCTAAACACGTTCCCGATTATACCAATGCACAGCCTCCCGTTGACTTTGCTCCTCAGCCACAATGGTACAATAGCGAGAAAATTGTCTCGCTTGATCCGCTTGGCCATTTGGCCCCTTGGCTCTATGGAGACGTGGCGGAGGCCGAAAACGTTGAGGTGAGACCATCCATGTCTATCACCAAGGCCATTTTGTCTCTTCCCGAAATTCAGGAGGAAGTCAAGAAGGGCAACCTAAAGCCTGACGGCAAGATTGTGCTGAATGAGAAGGGCGAGATGGCTGTGACGAAAATAGCTGTTGACCCTGTCTGGTACTTGCCCGGCGTGGCCAAAAGGTTGGGCGTCACAGAGAACGAGCTCCGCCGTGCGCTCTTTGAAGACACCAATGGCATGTACCCTGAGTTGATCACAAGACCTGATATCAAGACGTTTTTGCCCCCAATCGGTGGAACCACCGTGTACATATTTGGAAACCCCGAGGACATTCCTAATCCtgagaagaagctggcccTGAGAGTCCACGACGAGTGTTCTGGTTCAGATGTCTTTCTTTCGGACATCTGCTCGTGCAGATGCTACTTAATCTTTGGGCTCAGAGAAGCTGCCAAGGAGGCACAAAAGGGCGGAAACGGAGTGGTTGCATATTTCCGCAAAGAAGGCAGATCGCTGGGAGAAGTCACGAAATATCTCGTTTACAACGCTAGAAAGCGTGCAGGCGATAGCGCCGATGCCTACTTCCAAAGAACAGAATGCATAGCAGGCGTGAAGGATGCACGATTCCAGGAACTGATGCCAGATATTCTGCACTGGCTCGGTATCACCAGAATTGACCGCATGCTCTCAATGAGTAACATGAAGCACGATGCAATTGTTGGTCAGGGAATTGAAATCGTGGAAAGAGTGGAGATCCCTGACGAGATGCTCCCTGCCGACTCCCgtgtcgagatcgacgccaaaATTGCCTCCGGATACTTCACTAATGGCCATGTGTACACACAGGAGGAACTGAAAAACATCCGTGGACGCACGTGGGATGACCTCAGCTAA
- a CDS encoding NAD-dependent malic enzyme, mitochondrial, with protein MSVCIARKWKPSGFVRYQSIISDSVTSHVHSHTIKTPVGEQAKLRAPRYTRLSVDGPIECSLHGFQLLNSPLFNKGSAFTVEEREAFGLTGLLPPVVNTLDEQVERAYDQLHFLKTPLAKNDFCTSMRQQNKVLFYELVRRHIRELLPIVYTPTEGDAIAAYSNRFRKPEGCFLDITDPDSVDERLAAFGEAKDIDYIVVSDGEGILGIGDQGVGGVRITIAKAALMTLCAGVHPGRVMSVVLDVGTDNERLLNDDLYMGNRFKRVRGEEYDKFVDKFIQAVKKRFPSAVLHFEDFGVTTARPILERYRKELPCFNDDIQGTGAVVMASMTAALKVSQRNLLDSQIIIYGAGSAGLGVADQIVNHMVIHGSTPEDARARIHCMDKRGLILDSMHKTSTPAQQKYADPADEWEGVNTRSLVEVVRKIKPTVLVGCSTQASAFNEEVIKEMYKHNPRPIIFPLSNPTRLHECTPEDALKWTDYNAMVATGSPFPPVHGYVISENNNCFTFPGIGLGAVLSRATTISDSMISAAVDQLADGSPAKHNAKAGLLAPLEVIDETSAKVATAVILRALEEGVARVEDEESPDGGKVTVPRDFEECLAWVKSQMWKPVYRPMIKVEHVDSIHTHQY; from the coding sequence ATGTCCGTTTGTATCGCTCGAAAGTGGAAACCAAGTGGTTTTGTGAGATACCAATCAATCATCAGTGATTCTGTCACGTCGCATGTTCATTCACATACAATCAAGACCCCGGTTGGCGAACAAGCTAAACTGAGAGCCCCAAGATACACCAGATTGTCTGTTGATGGACCAATTGAATGTTCTTTGCATGGGTTCCAATTGCTCAATTCACCTCTTTTCAACAAGGGTTCTGCTTTTACTgttgaagaaagagaggCTTTTGGGCTTACCGGACTTTTACCGCCAGTAGTGAACACTCTAGATGAGCAAGTGGAGAGAGCGTATGACCAGCTTCATTTCCTTAAGACCCCGCTGGCAAAAAACGATTTCTGTACCTCCATGAGACAGCAAAATAAGGTGTTATTTTACGAGTTGGTGAGAAGACACATCAGAGAGCTGTTGCCGATTGTGTATACTCCGACCGAAGGAGATGCCATCGCAGCCTACTCGAATAGATTTAGAAAGCCAGAAGGATGTTTCCTGGATATCACGGATCCCGACTCCGTGGACGAGAGACTAGCCGCGTTCGGCGAGGCTAAAGATATAGACTACATTGTTGTTTCTGATGGAGAAGGAATCTTGGGCATTGGAGACCAGGGTGTTGGAGGTGTGCGTATCACCATTGCCAAGGCAGCTCTTATGACTCTGTGTGCCGGTGTTCATCCAGGAAGAGTGATGAGCGTTGTTCTGGACGTTGGTACCGACAACGAGAGACTTTTAAATGATGATCTTTACATGGGAAACAGATTCAAGAGAGTTAGAGGAGAGGAATACGACAAGTTCGTGGACAAATTCATTCAGGCCGTCAAAAAGAGATTCCCAAGTGCCGTTTTGCATTTCGAAGATTTCGGAGTCACCACTGCTAGACCAATTTTAGAAAGATACAGAAAAGAATTGCCATGTTTCAACGATGACATCCAAGGAACTGGTGCTGTTGTCATGGCTTCTATGACTGCAGCTCTTAAGGTTAGCCAGAGAAACTTGCTGGATTCGCAAATCATCATCTACGGTGCCGGATCGGCAGGTCTGGGTGTCGCCGACCAGATTGTGAACCACATGGTCATTCACGGAAGCACTCCCGAGGACGCAAGGGCAAGAATTCACTGCATGGACAAGAGAGGCCTTATTCTTGACTCTATGCACAAGACTTCGACGCCTGCTCAACAGAAATACGCGGACCCAGCCGACGAGTGGGAAGGTGTCAATACCAGATCTCTCGTGGAGGTGGTAAGAAAAATCAAGCCTACCGTTCTGGTTGGCTGCTCGACACAGGCATCAGCATTCAACGAGGAagtcatcaaggagatgtACAAACACAACCCTAGACCAATCATTTTCCCGCTTTCTAACCCAACAAGACTCCACGAGTGTACGCCAGAAGACGCTTTAAAATGGACAGACTACAACGCTATGGTGGCCACAGGCTCCCCGTTCCCTCCGGTTCACGGTTACGTGATTTCGGAAAACAACAATTGTTTCACGTTCCCTGGTATCGGTCTGGGTGCAGTGCTCTCGAGAGCAACCACTATCTCTGACTCCATGATATCTGCAGCAGTCGACCAATTGGCCGACGGTTCTCCGGCCAAACACAACGCCAAGGCTGGACTTCTGGCTCCTCTCGAGGTTATTGACGAGACCTCCGCCAAGGTTGCAACTGCTGTGATTTTGCGCGCTTTGGAGGAGGGAGTTGCCCGGGTCGAGGACGAAGAGTCCCCAGATGGAGGCAAGGTCACTGTTCCTAGAGACTTTGAAGAATGTCTGGCCTGGGTCAAGTCGCAAATGTGGAAACCCGTCTACAGACCGATGATCAAGGTCGAGCACGTTGATTCTATCCACACCCACCAGTACTAA
- a CDS encoding RNA:NAD 2'-phosphotransferase: MSAEKQQVLISKTLSRLLRHQAVKENLSIDEKGFVPLEQILNHRSMRSLKATPKDIFLAVNQNDKKRFRIVSREGEQLVDAPDYRENKLYYICALQGHSLSFVSQSYDMVKLTPQTFPEVIVHGTYRKNWKDIKQTGGLSRMKRNHIHFAKGLPRWLSNDSNNNVISGMRKSCDLLIYLDVDKVKQSPLTFYESGNGVILTPGDENGIVGLQYFKKVTDIEGNTICI; this comes from the coding sequence ATGagtgctgaaaaacaacaggttttgatttcaaaaacCCTTTCAAGGCTGCTTCGGCACCAGGCAGTGAAAGAAAACTTATCCATTGATGAAAAGGGTTTTGTACCTCTTGAGCAGATTTTGAACCATCGTTCTATGAGGTCACTAAAAGCAACACCTAAAGACATTTTTCTTGCTGTCAATCAAAACGATAAAAAGAGATTTCGGATTGTATCtcgagaaggagaacaGCTGGTCGATGCCCCAGATTACAGGGAAAACAAATTATACTATATTTGCGCGCTACAAGGACACTCTTTAAGTTTTGTGAGTCAATCTTACGACATGGTTAAATTAACTCCACAAACCTTTCCTGAAGTCATCGTGCATGGAACGTATAGAAAGAATTGGAAGGATATCAAACAAACTGGTGGCTTGAGTCGAATGAAAAGAAATCACATCCATTTTGCTAAAGGATTGCCCCGATGGCTATCCAATGACTCTAACAATAATGTTATCAGTGGCATGAGAAAAAGCTGCGACCTGTTGATTTATCTGGATGTTGACAAAGTGAAACAGAGCCCTCTCACTTTCTACGAGAGCGGGAATGGCGTGATTTTAACTCCCGGCGACGAAAATGGCATTGTGGGTCTACAATATTTCAAGAAAGTTACTGACATCGAAGGTAACACAATATGTATTTGA